The Alkalihalobacillus sp. LMS6 genomic interval CGGTCCTTTCAAACGGGAATTTCGCACGGTATTTAGGAAACAGTTTATTTGTTTCAACATCGATTGTAGTAGGAAATGTTTTTTTCTGTACGATGGTGGGCTATACATTTGCAAAAATGACGTTCCCAGGAAAAAATATGATCTTTATTCTCGTCTTGACGAGTTTTATGATTCCTTTCCAAGTAACTATGATACCCGTGTTTCAACTTATGCAAAACATTGGTTGGATCGATACGTATCAAGCGCTTATTGTTCCTACCCTTGTTACGCCGTTTGGTATTTTCTTAATGAGGCAATATATTTCGGGCTTACCAGATGAATTAATTTACGCAGCAAAAGTTGATGGAGCATCAGAGTTTCGTATCGTCTGGCAAATAATTTTTCCGTTAGCTAGACCAATCGTTGCGGTTCTTGTCATTATGACATTTTTAAATTCGTGGAACGATTTTTTATCGCCACTTATTTTAACCACTTCACCTGAAATGAGGACGATTCCATTAGGCTTGGCGGAGTTTAGCTTTTTAAATAATACGAACTGGGGTCATTTAATGGCGGCTTCTGTTGTGTCGTTGTTACCAGTGTTTATCATCTTTATTTTCTTCCAGAAACAAATTATATCTGGTCTAGTTTCAGGCGCAATTAAATCGTAAGGTGATAAAGAAAAGAGGGATAAATCGATGGGAATGAGAGTAGAAAAACAGCTAACGATTCATGAAAAAGTAGGCATGCTTTTTTCGATGGGGGCACCTAGCAATGTTGTAGATCATCAGTTTCATCAGCGCTTTGCTGCGTTGCCGTTTGGCGGAATGAGCATCTACCCTTACAATATTGAAAGCAAAGAACAGCTCCTTTCATTGTTTCAAGATGTGCAAGAGTTTAACGAAAAGAAAGGTTACGAAAGTCCTTTTCTAATGGCGCTAGATGAAGAGGGGGGGACACTATCAACGCTTGATCGCTTTTTCCCTTCCGTTCCAGGAAACCGAGCGCTCGGTTTAAAACATAATCCACAATTAGCGTATGACAATGGGAAGTTGCTCGGTAGTATGATGGCAACATATGGGGTAGCGGTCGATTGGGCTCCTATATTAGACGTAAACACCAATCGGAAAAATTCGGTCATCGGCGTTAGAAGTTACGGTGAGGATCCTACGCTAGTCAGCGATTATGGGGCCAAGTACATACAAGGATTGCATGATGCTGGAGTTGCGGCAACAGCAAAACATTTTCCAGGGCATGGAGAAACAGAAGCAGACTCACATTTAGGTTCGGTCACATGTAGTTTAAGTGAAAGCGAAATTTTTGAGAAACTCATTCCTCCCTTCGAGCGTGCGATTCGCGAAGGGGTTGATGCAATTATGGTGAATCACGTCATTTACGACCAAGTTGCACAATCTAACGGACTACCAGCTACAATGTCGCATTACTGGATGACCGAGATACTCCGTGGAAAATTAGGCTTCAATGGAGTGATTTGCACTGATGATATGGAGATGCGTGCCATTAAAGACCATTTTCCAGCGAAAGAAATCGGTGTACTCGCGGTAGAGGCTGGCGTTGATCAACTATTAATCTGCCATTCTCCTGAGCTGCAGCAAGAAGTTTTTGATGGGCTTGTTGCAGCAGTTGAAACTGGAAGAATTTCAGAAAGTCGAATTGACGAATCAATTGAACGATTGGTTCAATTAAAAAAAGCCGTGACCCTTTATCGGTCAAATGCTACGGTTATACCAGAGAGACAGTGGGCACAACATGCTTTACAGCTCGCAAAGCAATGTTTGCATGTGGAGCGTGACCCCAAACAATTGCTTCCTCTCGATCAAACAAAGTCGTATGCCCTTATTTTGCCGAAGCTTGAAGCTTTAACACCAGCAGATTCGACAGATGGAAAGGAAGTTCCGCTCGCCTCTAAACTTGTCAATTTACAAGTAGACACCTTTTCGATATCATTAAAACCAACGCAAGAAGAAATAACGGAATTAAGGCAACAAGTCGACGATAAAGATGTTGTGATCATCGGTACCATTAACGCCCATTTGTTCACAGAGCAACAAGCGTTAGTACGTCGGTTAAATGATAAAGACTGTATCGTGCTCGTACTACGTGATCCATATGATTGTGATGTGATTCCTGCTGAACAGACGGTTTTACTTATCTGTTCTACTGGTGAATCGAGTATGGAGGCTTTTGCGCTCGAATACAGTTAAGCAGGTAGGGATTGGAGTGGATTCCAGATGCAAGCAAGACAAGGCAATCAAAAATTGTTAAAGCAGTTTAATAAATCCAAGCTATTAAATCTTATTAATCACTACGCGCCAATATCTAGAACGGATTTGGTTCAAAAAACAGGCCTGAGCCCAACGACTGTTTCTTCTTTAGTTGAAGAAAGTTTACACGATGGTGTAGTTATCGAAACAGGATCAATCGGCGAAGGAGTAGGAAGAAAAGCCACACTTTTAGAAATTAATGCACGTGGTGGGTTTGTCATAGGTGTCGACCTTAGTTTTGCCACAGAATTAACGTTGCTTAATTTACGTGGGGAGTTACTCGTTACCGAAAAAATGGACGAATTAACAGACGTGAATTTATCAGAGTTACCGAATTTATTGAAAACCTTTTTGACCAAGCAAAACATTCATCAAGAAGAAGTAAAAGGAATTGGGATCTCGTTACCTGGAATTCTTGATGAAGATCGAAAGAAGATTGTTTTTTCCTATAATTTAAATGTCCGAAACTATCCTCTACATGCAGTTGTAGAAGAAGCTTTTCAAGTGCCGATTCACCTCGTTAATGACGTAAATGCTGCAGCTTTTGCTGAGCAGTGCAGTGGTAATGCGATAGGCAGTCATAGTTTAGTGTACACGTTGCTTAGTCGAGGGGTTGGGACAGGTGTCATTTTAAGAAATGAAATTTATGATACTGGGCATACAGGCAATTCGATTACAGCAAGAACGTTTGATCAGGAGCAGACAGTTTTTCATCCATTAAATGTGTATTCGATTTATAACCTCGCAAAAGGGATAAAAGATCGACATCCAGAGACTTTTCATGAAGTATCGGATCATTATGCCATAATTGATCGTTTCTTTCTTCTAGCATTTCAGCAAAAGAAAGAACCTTTTTTTACGGAAGCAAAGCGAATGGCGGAAGACATTGTAATCCTCTTAAGTAATTATGCATTATTGCTGAAGCCGGAAAAAGTGTTGGTGAATGGTTGGGTAGCTGAACAACAGTCTTTTTTTGCATATATGTTACATGTGCTAGACGAATTAGAAAAAACAACGACTATTTCGATCTGTTTAGAGAAATCGTATTGGAAAGAAAAAGGACCTTCTCTTGGTGCAGCTAGACTAGCGCTGCATCACATTTTTAAAGAAATGCAATTTTCATAGGTGGATGTGGAGACGAGCGATTTTGTGTGAATCGCTTGTCTTTTTGCATTTGTTTGATAGATTTTCTCATATTTTTAAAGACAAGCTTGCTAAAACATGCTATATTCTTTTCATTCTTATATTTTAAGGAATATTAAGAGACATGTCCGAAAATGGTGGTGGGAAGAATGAATGATTTAAGACAAAACAAGAAAATGGGTACACGCATCCTCGATACTGTGGAACGTGTCGGAAACAAATTACCGCATCCGTTTATGTTATTCTTATATTTAGCGATTGCTGTAATTGTATTCTCAAGTATTATTGCAAGTTTCGGTGTTTCGTTTACACATCCAGGCACTGGTGAAGAGACAGCTGTTCGAAGCTTGGTTTCAGCTGAAGGATTTATGTACATACTTGATTCAATGATTTCCAATTTTATTGGCTTTACGCCACTTGGGCTTGTTTTAACGATGATGCTTGGGATTGGCTTAGCTCAGCAGGTTGGACTAGTTGAAACCTTTATTAAAAGTACCATTTTGAGAGCGCCAACAAAGCTAGTGACGATTGCAGTTGTGACGACTGGTATCGTCGGTAATATCGCATCAGACGCAGCTTACGTTCTGATTCCGCCACTTGGAGCGATGATTTTCTATGCGCTTGGTCGTCACCCGCTTGCCGGAATGGCTGCTGGATTTGCAGGTGTAGGGGCAGGTTTTACAGCAAACTTCATTCCTGCCGGGACGGATGTTCTGCTTTCAGGTATTTCGACTGAAGTCGTACAAACGATGGAACCTGGTATGATTGTCCATATGACCGACAACTATTACTTTATGATTGTCTCTTCTATTATGCTTATTATCATTTGTACAGTTATTACGGAACGAGTCATTGAGCCGCGTTTAGGGAAATTTAACGCTAAATACGGCGCAAAAGAATATGTGGAGCAAGAACTGGATACGGTCGGACCTAAAGAAAGCAAAGCATTACTGGTTTCTTTAGCTGCTGGCTTTGTGTATTTAGTGATTATTTCATTTTTTATTGTTCCTGAAAGTGGAATATTGCGAGGTGAAGGTGGAAGTATCGTTCCTTCTCCGTTTATTAGTAATATTGTACCAATTTTATTATTTTTATTTTTAACGATATCAATTGCGTACGGTATCGCTGCTGGTGTCATTAAATCAACTCGGGATGTCCCGGAGATGATGGCCGAAGCAATTAAAAGTATGGCGGGCTATATTGTGTTAATCTTTGCGGCGGCGCAATTTATTGCGTACTTTGACTGGAGTAATATCGGCGTATGGATTGCAGTGAGCGGCGCAGAGTTTTTAGAAAGTG includes:
- a CDS encoding ROK family protein, producing the protein MQARQGNQKLLKQFNKSKLLNLINHYAPISRTDLVQKTGLSPTTVSSLVEESLHDGVVIETGSIGEGVGRKATLLEINARGGFVIGVDLSFATELTLLNLRGELLVTEKMDELTDVNLSELPNLLKTFLTKQNIHQEEVKGIGISLPGILDEDRKKIVFSYNLNVRNYPLHAVVEEAFQVPIHLVNDVNAAAFAEQCSGNAIGSHSLVYTLLSRGVGTGVILRNEIYDTGHTGNSITARTFDQEQTVFHPLNVYSIYNLAKGIKDRHPETFHEVSDHYAIIDRFFLLAFQQKKEPFFTEAKRMAEDIVILLSNYALLLKPEKVLVNGWVAEQQSFFAYMLHVLDELEKTTTISICLEKSYWKEKGPSLGAARLALHHIFKEMQFS
- a CDS encoding AbgT family transporter, which translates into the protein MNDLRQNKKMGTRILDTVERVGNKLPHPFMLFLYLAIAVIVFSSIIASFGVSFTHPGTGEETAVRSLVSAEGFMYILDSMISNFIGFTPLGLVLTMMLGIGLAQQVGLVETFIKSTILRAPTKLVTIAVVTTGIVGNIASDAAYVLIPPLGAMIFYALGRHPLAGMAAGFAGVGAGFTANFIPAGTDVLLSGISTEVVQTMEPGMIVHMTDNYYFMIVSSIMLIIICTVITERVIEPRLGKFNAKYGAKEYVEQELDTVGPKESKALLVSLAAGFVYLVIISFFIVPESGILRGEGGSIVPSPFISNIVPILLFLFLTISIAYGIAAGVIKSTRDVPEMMAEAIKSMAGYIVLIFAAAQFIAYFDWSNIGVWIAVSGAEFLESVNMTGMGVIVAFIFLTTLLNLFIFSGSAQWALMAPVFIPLFMLLDYHPALVQLAYRIGDSSTSVITPMNPYVPMVLAFMKKYDSRAGFGTLFSIMLPYTLVILALWIVLFLIWTGFELPIGPGVTDYKG
- a CDS encoding carbohydrate ABC transporter permease, translating into MNQPSHQPKAPLLMNDSATPLGPNKKPKRKWLDYKPREIGLFFLLLIPLSVMLIPFLYMVSISIKTDGVVLRTLADIIPRNPSFDNYVTVLSNGNFARYLGNSLFVSTSIVVGNVFFCTMVGYTFAKMTFPGKNMIFILVLTSFMIPFQVTMIPVFQLMQNIGWIDTYQALIVPTLVTPFGIFLMRQYISGLPDELIYAAKVDGASEFRIVWQIIFPLARPIVAVLVIMTFLNSWNDFLSPLILTTSPEMRTIPLGLAEFSFLNNTNWGHLMAASVVSLLPVFIIFIFFQKQIISGLVSGAIKS
- the nagZ gene encoding beta-N-acetylhexosaminidase, with the protein product MGMRVEKQLTIHEKVGMLFSMGAPSNVVDHQFHQRFAALPFGGMSIYPYNIESKEQLLSLFQDVQEFNEKKGYESPFLMALDEEGGTLSTLDRFFPSVPGNRALGLKHNPQLAYDNGKLLGSMMATYGVAVDWAPILDVNTNRKNSVIGVRSYGEDPTLVSDYGAKYIQGLHDAGVAATAKHFPGHGETEADSHLGSVTCSLSESEIFEKLIPPFERAIREGVDAIMVNHVIYDQVAQSNGLPATMSHYWMTEILRGKLGFNGVICTDDMEMRAIKDHFPAKEIGVLAVEAGVDQLLICHSPELQQEVFDGLVAAVETGRISESRIDESIERLVQLKKAVTLYRSNATVIPERQWAQHALQLAKQCLHVERDPKQLLPLDQTKSYALILPKLEALTPADSTDGKEVPLASKLVNLQVDTFSISLKPTQEEITELRQQVDDKDVVIIGTINAHLFTEQQALVRRLNDKDCIVLVLRDPYDCDVIPAEQTVLLICSTGESSMEAFALEYS